Genomic window (Arachis hypogaea cultivar Tifrunner chromosome 13, arahy.Tifrunner.gnm2.J5K5, whole genome shotgun sequence):
ATCTATACATGACATTTGCGTACTATTGACTGCAGTTCTACAAATAGAAAACCAAGTGAAGGCATGAGACTCATTGTGACAACTTTTGTTGGAACATTTATTGGCTTCTTTATAGGAGTATCATTTACAGCATTGTCAACTAAGGTGCAGATTGAGTATCTTCTTCGTCTTTTTGAGAAACATTGTATCTGAgtgaattttattgataatttgatgTATTACAACTTTTCGGACTCTAACAATGCTTAACGCTTGCAGTTGAATCTCCCATCGAGCTTGCTCCCCTCCATCGATGTTCCTTTTGCTGAAGAGAACACAGGTGGCAATGTGCGGTCTTTTATGAAGAGTAACCACAATAAATCACAATATCAGTTATTAAATGATACAATGAAGGTACACATCTCACCTTATCAGATTTGGAAAGAATGTTAAAGGTACTGGGTTTGCAAAGATCCAAGAAATGCAGTAAGCCTTGATTAGAGTTAATTTATGCATGAAAATCCTTATGGTTTTTAGAAGTTTGCCTAAAAGAGTTGTAGCATGTAGGATCTTAGATTAAGTAATCTGAAATGATGTAgcagaataatggataaaaatgGCAGGTTTTCCTTCAATCTATATCTTCAAACTTCAGtgtgtttcttcctttttttttaatgcttttGAGCATgatcatgtattttttttttcatattgggGGAGAATTGTTTTCCAAGGTTAAATATAATCATTGTTgcatattttcattttcatctttCTCTGCAGATTTGGGTTCCATCAAATCCCAGAGGTGCTGAAAGATTACCTCCTTCAATTATCGAGGCTGAGTCAGACTTGTATTTCCGCAGATTGTGGGGTCTGCCCAGTGAGGTGTGTATAAAAGTGAACCAAGCGATACATAGTTTCTGCTATCATGGAAATAATGTGTAGTAAAGTTCTTTCACAAGATCATTTGCTTGACTTTTATAAGGGAAACTTGCTCTAAAACACCAAATCCAATTTCATATTAACTTATGTGGCTTCCATTTTGCACTTTTCTTCTAGTTCTGTTTTCTTCTTATATTGTTAGGCTAATATTGTCTTCGAATGCTGGGGCCTTTTGtgttttcttggtgatgggttaTACAGCGGATCTGATTAAGTTGCCAATTACAGGATTTAACTTCTAAGCCAAAGTACCTCGTGACCTTTACTGTTGGTTATGATCAGAAATGGAATATTAATGCAGCTGTTAAAAAGGTTATCTCTTGTTTCCTTTTTTCTGTCCTCTCACTGCAGATATTTGTGTAATTTGTCTTTAAACTAGATCTGTCACTTTGAACAGTTTTCAGATGATTTTACGATACTTCTATTTCATTATGATGGTCGAACAACTGAATGGGATGAATTTGAATGGTCAAAGAAAGCTATTCATGTTAGTGCCCGCAAGCAAACCAAATGGTAAGATAAATAACTTAGAACCCATTACTTGTAAGTTTTGGTTTAGTTTTCTTCATTGTGATTTCTAACGTTAATACTGTTTTCCCTCCTAGGTGGTATGCCAAGCGGTTTCTGCATCCTGATATTGTAGCACCATATGATTACATTTTTATATGGGATGAAGACTTGGGCGTTGAGCATTTTAATGCAGAAGAGTGAGTATTATgatttatctctctctctctctctctctctctctcacacacacacacacacacacacagtgaGAGtgacttttattttgatttactgATGAAGTTTGATATGCTTCTTCAATTTAACCGCAGATACATAAGACTGGTGAAAAAACACGGGTTGGAGATATCACAGCCTGGTTTGGAACCTAATAAAGGGTTGACATGGCAAATGACGAAAAGAAGAGGTGATCGTGAAGTTCACAAGTAATGATGAGAATCCTGTGCCATTTCTTTGGGTGTCTAAGTAAAAAGATAAGAATGTGTCTTAACTGTTTATTTATTTGATTCATATTAGAGAAACGGAGGAGAAACCAGGATGGTGCAGTGATCCTCATCTGCCTCCTTGTGCAGCGTAAGTATTATTGTCGCGCACTCTGCTGTCTGCTCCCTCCAAGCTGTTCCTCATTGTTTGATGCATGCAGGTTTGTTGAGATTATGGCTCCGGTGTTTTCACGGGATGCATGGCGCTGTGTGTGGCATATGATTCAGGTAGGAATGTTCACTATGTTTCTAAGCTATTCAATATTTGTTTTAAATACTTGATAGCGCATAATTCCAAATCTTTGCAATTCAGAATGACTTAGTCCATGGGTGGGGTCTCGATTTCGCCCTTAGAAGATGTGTTGAGGTGAGTCCATCCTCCCATTACTGAAACTCATTGAATAATCTTTTGATATATGACTAATGTACTAAGATCCTGGCCATATGATATATAGCCTGCCCATGAGAAGATTGGAGTTGTTGATTCTCAGTGGATTATACATCAAAGTGTTCCCTCACTAGGGAATCAAGTAAGTGCCTTTCCATGATTCTTGTCGTAAAGCTCATCTTAATTCATTAAAACTGCAGCTGTAAGATGCTCATTTGTTTTCTTGTTTGTGTTTGGTTGGTAGGGAGAATCAAAAGATGGGAAAGCACCATGGATGGGGGTATGTCACTCATGTTGCATAAAATGGATGGATTTTGATACTATAACATCAGCCTAGTTAGTTAATGTGTTTTGTTGGTGGCAGGTGAGGGACAGGTGTAAAAAGGAATGGACGATGTTCCAAAGTCGGTTGGCGAATGCAGAAAGCGAATACTTCAAGGCTGTTGGGGTTGATATGTTCAGTAATTCCACCACTCCATAGGCCTAGAGGACACTCTATAAATGTATATCGCCCGCCATTCAACTTCGATTATCATCATatcattcttatttttattttaattttgaacacTTCTCATATAATTGGTTTTTAAGTTTTTGGCACTAGATGCTTGGGATCAGAATTTATAGATTATAGTCTAGCTAAGGATGAACCAATTCAATGTAGAGTTCTAATGCTAAAAGTGAGGGGAATACATGAAGGTAAATAATAGTTATGCTTTCGATTAACTCTTATAAAGTTCTTTTCAATATCTGCGCGTGGGCACTTGGAAATAATATATGCTTAACTTCGGTCAAAATTGAATTGGTCCAAAATCAGACTAATATAATCACAAGCGTCGTGGTGTTAGTGGTGGACAATGACGGGCACTACGATAGTTGGAATCGTACGTTAA
Coding sequences:
- the LOC112792177 gene encoding uncharacterized protein, producing the protein MGITSRSSTNRKPSEGMRLIVTTFVGTFIGFFIGVSFTALSTKLNLPSSLLPSIDVPFAEENTGGNVRSFMKSNHNKSQYQLLNDTMKIWVPSNPRGAERLPPSIIEAESDLYFRRLWGLPSEDLTSKPKYLVTFTVGYDQKWNINAAVKKFSDDFTILLFHYDGRTTEWDEFEWSKKAIHVSARKQTKWWYAKRFLHPDIVAPYDYIFIWDEDLGVEHFNAEEYIRLVKKHGLEISQPGLEPNKGLTWQMTKRRGDREVHKETEEKPGWCSDPHLPPCAAFVEIMAPVFSRDAWRCVWHMIQNDLVHGWGLDFALRRCVEPAHEKIGVVDSQWIIHQSVPSLGNQGESKDGKAPWMGVRDRCKKEWTMFQSRLANAESEYFKAVGVDMFSNSTTP